In the Fibrobacterota bacterium genome, AGACCAGCGGCCAAGGCGCTAGCGCGCCTTTTACCTCTCCGTGAGGAGTAGCATATGATTCGCATTTACGACCCGAGCCTGGAACGGGCTTGCCGGGATTTCCTGGACCGATCCCCGAAGGCCAATTATTGCCATGACCCCGCCTGGCTCGACGTAATACGCGAAGCCTACGGAAAGGAAGCGTTCGCCTTCGTGCGGACCGACCCCGTAACCGGGAAGATACGGGGCTACGCCCCCGCCTGCCACCTGGCCTCGGCGGCCTTCGGGCGCCACCTGGTGGCGCTGCCTTATCTGGATTACGGCGGCATCCTGGCCGAAGATCTCGACAGCGAGGACGTGCTGCGCGAGAAGCTTTTGTCCGAAGCCGTACGCGGCAAGGCGGGCCTCGAGATCCGCAGCCGCTTTCCCCTCGCCGGCCTGCCGGTTCCCGAGGACGGGAAGGTGTGCATGATCCTGCCCTTGCGCGAAGAGCCGCCCGAAGAGTCCCCGGAGGCCGATTGGACCCCCGTCGCGGCCGATGAAATGGAAGATGGCCTGGAGAGCGAGGAGCCCTGGATAGCGGAAGGGGCGGTCTGGTCGGAATGGGATGGGGCCGTACCCGTCGATGCGGCCACCTATCCTATCAAGACAGGGACGCGTAAGGGCCAGGGCGGCGCGAAGCCGGCCCCCGACCACGGCGCCAACGCTTACTGGAAGAGCCTCGACGCCAAGGTGCGCAACCAGGTGCGTAAGGCGGAGAAATCGGGCGTGACCGTAAGCTGGGGCCGCGAGGAACATCTGGACGAATTCTACGAGGTTTTCTGCGTGAACATGCGCGACCTGGGCTCGCCCACCCACGCCAAGGGATTCTTCGCCGCCGTCCTCAAGCATTTCCCGGGCGCTTCCATCGGCATCGCCCATCGCGAAGGGAAGTGCATCGGCGGGCTTTTCCGCATCCTGTGGAAGGACGAGCTGGTCATCCCCTGGGCTTCGACCCTTAAGGAGGAACGGGTGCATTGCCCCAATAACGCGCTCTACTGGGAGGCCATCCAGTTCGCCTTCGAACGGGATTGCGCGCGCGTCGATTTCGGCCGCAGCACCAAGGACGAAGGCACCTACCGGTTCAAGAAGCAGTGGTTGGCCCGGGAAAGTAATTTGTATCGTTACCAATTCGATGACAAAGGCCACTTCCTGGAACGGGCCTGGCACGTTTCGCAGGGCAAGCTAGGATGGACCCGAAACGTATGGGCGAAGCTCCCCTTGAAGCTGGCAAACGCCCTGGGCCCCATGGTGCGGGGAAGCATCTCGGCCTGAGAGCGCCTTCCGCCGCTCCGGCGGGGGCGGCCCGCCCCCGCAAAAAGACCGCCCGCCTGCTGTGGATCATGTTCGCGGTGTTCGTCGTGTACGGCACCACTTTCCCTTTCCGCTTCGACATCGGATGGCATGGATTCCTCCGCGAGGCCCAGCGCATCAATTGGCGCCCGCTGGGGGGTACCGCGGACAACATCATCCTTTCCGATATCGTCCAGAACATCATGTTGTTCATGCCCTTCGGTTTCCTGGGCTATTTCTCGCTCATCTACAAGAGCTCCCTGGCCCGCAAGGCCGCCGTGGTGCTGATGGGCGCGTCCCTCTCCGCCAGCGTGGAGTTCCTGCAGATCTTCTCGCCGGTGCGCTATCCCGCCCTGTCCGACGTCATCTTCAATACCGTGGGCACCGCCGTCGGCCTTTTGGTCGCCATGTCCTTCAAGCGGTCGGTGCTCGGCTTCAAGACCCATCCCCTGGCGCGCCGCTTCCTGGACGCGCCCTCCGCCTTCCCCGCTATCATCTTCCTGGGCCTGGTGATCGCCGGTTGCTGGGAGCCTTTCGATTTCAGCCTGGACGTGGGGCTCGTCATCTCCCATCTCAAGCCCCTCATCCGCCATCCCTTCACGTTCGCCAATCCCGATGACGATCTGATGAGCTTCATCCGGTTCCTGTTGGCTTCGCTCTTCATGTGCCGCCTGTTCGCGGAAGCGGGTCTCCGGCTGCCGGCGTTGTGGGGCGCGATCCTTTTGGGCGCCCTGGGAGGGGCGCTCGAGCTTTCCCAAGCCTTCATCCAATCCCGCTTGCCCGAGGTCCAGGACGCCCTGGTTGCCATGCTGGGATCGGCGGCGGGCGGCATCGCCTACTTCTTCCCCGGTTTCCATCTCCGCCCGCGCACCTGGACCCTGGCCGGCGCGGCCATGATCTTCCTGTCGTCCGCGGCGCGCGCGTGGTATCCCTATCATTTCTCGTCCCACTACTCCGGGTTCAACTGGGTGCTATTCATGCCCTACTACGAGCACACCACTTTCCAGGCCCTGGGGGATTTCATCGAAAGCGCGATGCTGTTCTTCCCCTTGGGATTCCTGCTGGCCTATTTCCACCCCGGGGTCCGCATGGAGGCCAAGGGCGTTTTGCTATCCGGCGCGCTCGCCTTCGTCGTGGAAGCGTTGCAGGGATTCGTGCCCGGCCGCTACGCCGATGCCACCGACGTGCTGGGAGCCGTGCTGGGCGGCTTCGCCGGCGCTTTGGCCCTTTCGCGCGGCTGGCCGGCCTTCAGGGAATACATGGCCCGGGACGACGACGAGCAGGTGTAAGCCGGCGCATGGGCGAAAGAGCGGACGTCATTATCGCCGGCGGCGGCATCGTGGGGTTGGCGACCGCCTTCCGT is a window encoding:
- a CDS encoding VanZ family protein is translated as MFAVFVVYGTTFPFRFDIGWHGFLREAQRINWRPLGGTADNIILSDIVQNIMLFMPFGFLGYFSLIYKSSLARKAAVVLMGASLSASVEFLQIFSPVRYPALSDVIFNTVGTAVGLLVAMSFKRSVLGFKTHPLARRFLDAPSAFPAIIFLGLVIAGCWEPFDFSLDVGLVISHLKPLIRHPFTFANPDDDLMSFIRFLLASLFMCRLFAEAGLRLPALWGAILLGALGGALELSQAFIQSRLPEVQDALVAMLGSAAGGIAYFFPGFHLRPRTWTLAGAAMIFLSSAARAWYPYHFSSHYSGFNWVLFMPYYEHTTFQALGDFIESAMLFFPLGFLLAYFHPGVRMEAKGVLLSGALAFVVEALQGFVPGRYADATDVLGAVLGGFAGALALSRGWPAFREYMARDDDEQV
- a CDS encoding GNAT family N-acetyltransferase — encoded protein: MIRIYDPSLERACRDFLDRSPKANYCHDPAWLDVIREAYGKEAFAFVRTDPVTGKIRGYAPACHLASAAFGRHLVALPYLDYGGILAEDLDSEDVLREKLLSEAVRGKAGLEIRSRFPLAGLPVPEDGKVCMILPLREEPPEESPEADWTPVAADEMEDGLESEEPWIAEGAVWSEWDGAVPVDAATYPIKTGTRKGQGGAKPAPDHGANAYWKSLDAKVRNQVRKAEKSGVTVSWGREEHLDEFYEVFCVNMRDLGSPTHAKGFFAAVLKHFPGASIGIAHREGKCIGGLFRILWKDELVIPWASTLKEERVHCPNNALYWEAIQFAFERDCARVDFGRSTKDEGTYRFKKQWLARESNLYRYQFDDKGHFLERAWHVSQGKLGWTRNVWAKLPLKLANALGPMVRGSISA